From a single Phalacrocorax aristotelis chromosome 1, bGulAri2.1, whole genome shotgun sequence genomic region:
- the SLC25A30 gene encoding kidney mitochondrial carrier protein 1 isoform X2 yields the protein MSALNWKPFIYGGLASITAECGTFPIDLTKTRLQVQGQVNDAKYKEIRYRGMMHALVRICKEEGLKALYSGIAPAMLRQASYGTIKIGTYQSLKRMFVEHPEDETLMINVLCGILSGVISSSIANPTDVLKIRMQAQGSVIQGGMMGNFIQIYQKEGTKGLWKAISLTAQRAAIVVGVELPVYDLTKKHIIMSGFMGDTVYTHFLSSFTCGLAGALASNPIDVVRTRMMNQRSQQHGGHSNYKGTLDCLLQTWKNEGFFALYKGFWPNWLRLGPWNIIFFLTYEQLKKLDF from the exons gtACTTTCCCCATTGATCTGACCAAAACACGTCTGCAGGTTCAAGGTCAAGTTAATGATGCTAAATATAAAGAGATCCGCTACCGTGGAATGATGCATGCACTAGTCAGAATATGCAAAGAAGAAGGATTGAAAGCCTTATACTCTGG GATTGCACCTGCAATGCTACGCCAAGCTTCATATGGTACTATAAAAATAGGCACTTACCAGAGCTTGAAAAGAATGTTTGTTGAGCATCCAGAAG ATGAAACCCTTATGATAAATGTTCTGTGTGGCATTCTTTCGGGAGTAATTTCATCATCTATTGCTAACCCTACAGATGTCTTAAAG ATCAGAATGCAAGCCCAAGGTAGTGTGATTCAAGGAGGAATGATGGGCAACTTCATACAGATCTACCAAAAGGAAGGCACTAAAGGATTATGGAaggcaa TATCATTGACAGCACAGAGAGCTGCTATTGTTGTTGGAGTGGAACTACCAGTGTATGATCTTACCAAGAAGCACATCATTATGTCTGGATTTATGGGAGATACAGTATATACTCACTTCCT CTCAAGTTTTACTTGTGGGCTAGCTGGAGCCCTTGCATCCAACCCAATCGACGTTGTGAGAACACGCATGATGAACCAGAGAAGCCAACAACATGGGGGACACTCAAACTACAAGGGTACTTTGGATTGCTTGTTACAA acatGGAAGAATGAAGGCTTTTTTGCTTTGTACAAAGGGTTTTGGCCAAACTGGCTAAGACTTGGTCCTTGGAACATCATT TTCTTCCTGACATATGAACAGCTGAAGAAATTAGACTTCTGA
- the COG3 gene encoding LOW QUALITY PROTEIN: conserved oligomeric Golgi complex subunit 3 (The sequence of the model RefSeq protein was modified relative to this genomic sequence to represent the inferred CDS: inserted 1 base in 1 codon), giving the protein MTLLPRDATQSALCLPRKRRPAPVLGPGWPLTPLPPRPXSMAEPPPAEPPAGREVRDRLSLWDRRPQPAAPLSDRQTDSVLELKAAAENLPVPPELPIEDLCSLTSQSLAVTLTAAVPESTEDVLLKGFAVLGMEDERIETAQQFFSWFAQVQTQMDQDEGAKYRQMRDYLSGFQEQCDAILNDVNSALQHLESLQKQYLFVSTKTGTLHEACEQLLKEQSELVDLAENIQQKLSYFNELENINTKLNSPTLSVNSEGFIPMLAKLDDCIAYISSHPNFKDYPVYLIKFKQCLSKAMHLIKTYTVNTLQNLTSQLMKRDPSAVPNSDNAFTLFYVKFRAAAPKVRTLIEQVEQRSEKMPEYQQVLNEIHQCYLDQRELLLGPSIASTVTELTSQNNRDHCALVRSGCAFMVHVCQDEHQLYNEFFTKPTPKLDELLEKLCLSLYDVLRPMIIHVIHLETLSELCGILKNEMLEDHVQNNAEQLGAFAAGVKQMLEDVQERLVYRTHIYIQTDITGYKPAPGDLAYPDKLEMMEQIAQSLKEEQKKLPSEASFSDVRLEDPDSCSLVKSGSAESLNPRHQTTISPADLHGMWYPTVRRTLVCLSKLYRCIDRAVFQGLSQEALSACIHSLLGAADSISKNKTQVDGQLFLIKHLLILREQIAPFHTDFTIKEISLDLKKTRDAAFKILNPKAVSRFFRLNSNNALIQFLLEGTPEIREHYIDSKKDVDRHLKSACEQFIHQQTKQFIEQLEEFMTKVAALKTMATQGGPKYSLSQQPWAQPAKINDLVSSTYKTIKTKLPSTLRSMSLYLSNKDTELILFKPVRNNIQQMFQKLHALLKEEFSNEDLQIIACPSMEQVNLLLSMSK; this is encoded by the exons ATGACGTTGCTGCCACGCGACGCGACGCAGAGCGCGCTGTGCCTCCCCCGGAagcgccgccccgctcccgtCCTCGGCCCAGGCTGGCCGCTGACCCCGCTGCCGCCACGGC CCAGCATGGCGGAGCCGCCGCCCGCGGAGCCGCCGGCGGGCAGGGAGGTGCGCGACCGCCTGAGCCTGTGGGACCGCCGCCCGCAGCCCGCCGCGCCGCTCAGCGACCGCCAGACCGACTCCGTGCTGGAGCTGAAGGCGGCGGCCGAGAACCTGCCGGTGCCGCCCGAG CTTCCAATTGAAGATTTGTGCAGCCTAACATCCCAGTCGCTCGCTGTTACGCTGACGGCTGCAGTGCCAGAATCCACAGAGGATGTCCTCTTGAAAGGATTTGCCGTACTGGGGATGGAGGATGAAAGAATTGAAACAGCACAGCAG TTCTTCTCCTGGTTTGCTCAGGTACAAACACAGATGGATCAAGATGAAGGTGCCAAGTATAG ACAGATGAGGGATTATTTGTCCGGCTTTCAGGAGCAGTGTGACGCTATCTTGAACGATGTGAACAGTGCCCTTCAGCACCTGGAGTCACTGCAAAAACAGTATCTTTTTGTGTCCACAAAGACAGGAACGCTGCATGAGGCCTGTGAACAACTTTTGAAAGAGCAG tCAGAACTTGTTGACCTGGCTGAAAACATCCAGCAGaaactttcttattttaatgagCTGGAAAACATCAATACA AAACTGAATTCCCCTACGCTGTCCGTGAACAGTGAAGGATTCATTCCAATGCTGGCTAAGCTTGATGATTGTATTGCATATATTTCATCGCAT ccAAATTTTAAAGACTATCCTGTGTATTTAATTAAGTTTAAACAATGCCTTTCTAAAGCTATGCACCTTATCAAGACATACACTGTGAATACACTACAGAACCTCACAAGCCAGTTAATGAAAAGG GATCCTTCAGCTGTGCCAAATTCTGACAATGCCTTTACGCTGTTTTATGTAAAATTCAGAGCAGCTGCTCCCAAAGTCAGA ACGCTTATTGAACAAGTAGAGCAAAGATCTGAAAAAATGCCAGA GTATCAACAAGTTCTCAATGAAATCCATCAGTGTTACCTCGACCAGAGGGAGCTTTTGCTTGGTCCAAGTATCGCTAGCACTGTTACAGAATTAACCAGTCAGAACAACAGAGATCATTGTGCTTTG GTACGAAGTGGTTGTGCCTTTATGGTCCATGTATGCCAGGATGAACACCAGCTTTACAATGAGTTCTTcacaaaaccaacaccaaaactGGA tgaACTCTTGGAGAAGTTGTGTCTTTCATTGTATGATGTCCTGAGGCCAATGATCATCCATGTCATTCACTTAGAGACCCTTTCTGAACTCTGTGGGATTCTCAAAAATGAGATGCTTGAAGATCACGTACAGAACAATG CTGAACAACTCGGTGCATTTGCAGCTGGTGTCAAGCAGATGTTAGAAGATGTACAAGAGCGTCTTGTCTATAGGACGCATATTTACATTCAGACTGATATCACAGGCTACAAGCCTGCTCCGGGCGATCTTGCATATCCTGACAAGCTGGAAATGATGGAG caaaTTGCACAGAGTTTAAAAGAGGAACAGAAGAAGCTGCCATCTGAAGCTTCGTTTTCAGATGTCCGGCTAGAAGATCCTGACTCTTGCAGCTTAGTTAAATCTg GTTCAGCAGAATCCCTTAATCCCAGGCACCAGACAACGATTTCACCAGCAGATCTGCATGGAATGTGGTATCCTACTGTCAGAAGGACTCTAGTGTGTCTCTCCAAACTGTACAGATGTATAGAC AGGGCAGTGTTTCAGGGATTATCGCAAGAGGCCTTATCTGCCTGCATCCACTcgctgctgggagctgctgatTCTATCAGCAAAAACAAG ACCCAGGTTGATGGACAGCTTTTCTTAATAAAACACCTTTTGATTCTTCGTGAACAAATCGCTCCTTTCCACACTGATTTCACCATTAAGGAAATTTCCCTGGACCTTAAGAAAACTAGAG ATGCAGCATTTAAAATCCTGAACCCTAAGGCAGTTTCAAGATTTTTTAGACTAAACAGCAACAACGCCTTGATACAGTTCTTACTGGAG GGTACTCCAGAAATCAGAGAGCATTATATCGACTCTAAGAAAGATGTAGATCGTCATCTGAAATCGGCTTGTGAGCAGTTTATTCATCAACAAACCAAACAGTTTATAGAACAGCTGGAGGAATTCATGACAAAG GtagctgctttaaaaacaatggCCACTCAAGGAGGTCCCAAGTACAGCCTTTCGCAGCAACCTTGGGCGCAACcag
- the SLC25A30 gene encoding kidney mitochondrial carrier protein 1 isoform X1, translated as MSALNWKPFIYGGLASITAECGTFPIDLTKTRLQVQGQVNDAKYKEIRYRGMMHALVRICKEEGLKALYSGIAPAMLRQASYGTIKIGTYQSLKRMFVEHPEDETLMINVLCGILSGVISSSIANPTDVLKIRMQAQGSVIQGGMMGNFIQIYQKEGTKGLWKGVSLTAQRAAIVVGVELPVYDLTKKHIIMSGFMGDTVYTHFLSSFTCGLAGALASNPIDVVRTRMMNQRSQQHGGHSNYKGTLDCLLQTWKNEGFFALYKGFWPNWLRLGPWNIIFFLTYEQLKKLDF; from the exons gtACTTTCCCCATTGATCTGACCAAAACACGTCTGCAGGTTCAAGGTCAAGTTAATGATGCTAAATATAAAGAGATCCGCTACCGTGGAATGATGCATGCACTAGTCAGAATATGCAAAGAAGAAGGATTGAAAGCCTTATACTCTGG GATTGCACCTGCAATGCTACGCCAAGCTTCATATGGTACTATAAAAATAGGCACTTACCAGAGCTTGAAAAGAATGTTTGTTGAGCATCCAGAAG ATGAAACCCTTATGATAAATGTTCTGTGTGGCATTCTTTCGGGAGTAATTTCATCATCTATTGCTAACCCTACAGATGTCTTAAAG ATCAGAATGCAAGCCCAAGGTAGTGTGATTCAAGGAGGAATGATGGGCAACTTCATACAGATCTACCAAAAGGAAGGCACTAAAGGATTATGGAag GGAGTATCATTGACAGCACAGAGAGCTGCTATTGTTGTTGGAGTGGAACTACCAGTGTATGATCTTACCAAGAAGCACATCATTATGTCTGGATTTATGGGAGATACAGTATATACTCACTTCCT CTCAAGTTTTACTTGTGGGCTAGCTGGAGCCCTTGCATCCAACCCAATCGACGTTGTGAGAACACGCATGATGAACCAGAGAAGCCAACAACATGGGGGACACTCAAACTACAAGGGTACTTTGGATTGCTTGTTACAA acatGGAAGAATGAAGGCTTTTTTGCTTTGTACAAAGGGTTTTGGCCAAACTGGCTAAGACTTGGTCCTTGGAACATCATT TTCTTCCTGACATATGAACAGCTGAAGAAATTAGACTTCTGA